Part of the Halobacteriovorax vibrionivorans genome, GCAAACAATAGCCCGCCTTTGGGCGGCCAATTTTGCGGAGCGCTTAGAAGAAGCCACCGCCCCATTTTCCGCCTTTCTTGCGTGGTTTCTTTTTCTTACCACCAAGTCCAGGCATTCCAGGCATCCCGTCCATTCCTGGCATACCAGGCATCCCCGGCATCGCTCCACCTTTCATCATCTTTGATAGTCCACCCATCATCTGCTCCATTTGCTTAAATTTAGCAATGAAGTCACGAACCTGAGCTTCAGTATTTCCTGAACCTTTTGCAATTCGCTTGATGTGAGAGTCTTTCATGATCTTATAATTGTCGCGCTCTTTCTTCGTCATCGAGTTGATGATAACGCGCATTCTCTTCATTTCATTTTCAGCAGGAGTCAGATCCCCTACTTGCTTAAGCATGCCACCCATACCAGGGATCATTTTCATGATTGATGCCATTGAACCTAAGTTCTTCATCATATCCATTTGTTTCATGAAATCATTTACAGAAAACTTCCCTTTCTCTAAACGCTTCATCATGCCTTCAGCATCATCTTTATCAATAGCAGCTTCAGCTTTTTCAACTAGCGTTAGAACATCACCCATATCAAGGATTCGTCCCGCAAGACGGTCCGGGTGAAAGAGTTCAAGGTCTTTCATCTTCTCACCAGTTGAGATGAATTTAATTGGAACTCCTGTTACGTGCTTAATTGAAAGCGCGGCACCACCACGAGCATCAGAGTCCATTTTTGAAAGAACAACACCAGTAAGCCCTACAGCTTCATGGAAGCTCTTTGCAACATTTACTGCTTCTTGCCCAGTCATGGCATCTGCAACCATTAGAACTTCTGGATTTAGCCCTTCAAGTCCTTGGCGTACTTCTTTAATTTGCCCCATTAATTCTTCATCAACATGAAGACGTCCGGCCGTATCGATAATAACGATATCCTTACCGTTTTCTTTGGCAAATGCCATGGCATCAGCTGCGATATCTTTAGGGTGTTTTGAAAGGTCTGAATCAAACCAATCCATATTCATTGATTTTGCAAGAGTAATTAGCTGATCTTTGGCAGCAGGTCTAAATGTATCGGCAGGAACAAGAAGAACGTTCTTCTTCTCTTTCTTTGATAGGAAAAGTGAAAGCTTCCCAGAAAAAGTTGTTTTACCTTGACCGTTTAAACCAACGACTAAAATAGGAGTGATTCCACCTTCTATATAATTAAGCTCAGTGTTCTTATCACCCATTGTCTTTGCAAGTTCGTCGTGAACGATCTTAACAAATTGTTCCTCTGGATTAACACCTTTGATAACTTTCTCACCAAGAGCTTCTTCTTTAACGTTATTAATGAAGTTCTTTACGACTTTAAAATTAACATCTGCTTCTAAAAGAGCTGTCTTAACAAGCTTTAATGTTTCTTCAATATTACTTTCAGAGATCTTTCCCTTACCTGAAATATTCTTAAACGCTTCTGAAAACTTATCACTTAAATTATCAAACATTCTAATTCCCTATTTATTTATATTATTCAAAATTATTTCTAAACATTCACTTGGATGAGTTGCCCAATAATCGGCAGTGTGCTCACCAAATCCATCTTTTGTAATCCCACTCTCCCAAAGAGCACCGATGGACTTTACACCAAAGCTCTTGGCTCCTTGTGTATCTGAGAAACTATCACCTATTAGCATAATCTTATCTTTAGGTGCGTCTTCAAGCATTTCGATAAGTCCCTGTGGATGAGGTTTAGGAGTTGTATCATCTAGACAACGAAGCTCCAAGAAGTGCTGCAACACATCCTGATCATCTAAAATTCTAAGAGTCGACCTACGATCACGTGCCGTCCATACGTAGAGCTGAAACTCTTGATTTAGTAGATCCAAGATTAGCTTCTTCATTCCTGCAAACAACTTATAATCATTACTTTGCTTAGAAGTAACTTCTTTCCAAGTGCTCATAAGCTTATTTCTTTGAATTTCACTTCCCACTGGGTCGAGTCCAAATTGATTTGCAGTATATACCATATCAGGGCCATACTTTTTACGGGCCTCTTCAATACTTACGTCACGCTGAAGAATAATACTCATAACTTCCGCGACAGCACTAATGACGGCCTCTTTTGATGAAACGAGAGTCCCATCACAATCAAACACAATATATCCTCTTGGATTTTCAAAAAACATCAGTAATTATTTCCAAATTATCGAAAAATGTTGACCTAATTCTAGCTACTTGCTAAATAATCGCATGGCCAATAATCGCACTTTTTCACCATCTCTTCAAGCTAAGATTGACACCTTGATGTCACGACGCCCAAAAGTCAAACTTGGGGATATTTCTTTTGATTCACCACTTCTACTTGCTCCAATGAGTAGTATTTGTACCGCTCCATATCGTTTATTGATGGAAGAGCTGGGTGCTGGTGGAACAGTTAGTGAGCTCGTTTCATGTCACGGCATCAATTATAAGAATGAAAAGACTGTTAAAATGCTAGAAATCCATCCAAGAGAGAAGAATATCGGACTTCAACTCTTTGGTGAAGACGGCACGGCCATGGCAGAAGCGGCCAAAGTCGCACAAGAGCGCGAGCCAAAGTTCATCGATATTAACATGGGGTGTCCAGTTAGAAAGGTTGTTTCTAAAGGCGGTGGCTCTGCTCTTATGAAAGATACTTCTAAACTTGGTAAGTACTTCAATCAAATGAAGTCGGCCATTGAAGTTCCTCTAACAATTAAAATTAGAACTGGTTGGGATGATGATTCTATCAATGCCCAAGAAGTTATTCATATCGCAAAAGAAGAAGGTGTCGAATTTGTTGCTATTCATGGGCGAACGCGTACACAGGCCTATAAGGGCCTTGCAAATTGGGATCTACTAGAAACTATTGCCCAGACTTCTCCTCTACCAATTATTGGAAACGGGGATCTTCACTCTTGGCAAATGACACAAAAGAGACTTATGGCAACTCGCTGTCAGGCCCTAATGCTTGGCCGAGGGCCTCTTAGAAATCCATTCATCTTCTTAGAAAGTTTTCTAAAAGAAGACGACGATATTCAATTTACCCCTAGTGACTACTTGGAGGTTATTGAAAGATTCCGCGATTATCTTGAAGAGTACACGGATCGAGAAAGAACTGTTCTGATAACTCTTAGAAAGAATATCGTATGGATGGCCGCTGGTTTTCCAAATGTAACTCACTTTAGAAATGCAATGTTTCAGACGCCAGATATTGAAGAAACAATGAACGTAACTCGTGAATATTTCGATGCCATTAAAGATGGCCACAAGAAGATCGACCATAATCAAGTCTTCATGGCCGGTGGTCACGGCTAAGTCTCTAATTTCTCTAGGCTTACTAAAGTTTTCTTATGTTTATAACGATAAGTCTCTTTGAGGGAGAATAGTTTAAACTTAAACTTTAGAAATCAGATGAGAAAACCATTTAAAGAATTCATTCGAGCTTTAATTATTGGAACATCACTTAGTTCCCTCTCTCTCAATGTATTTGCTGAATACTGTAGTGAACTGGAAATGGAAATTAAGTCGGTTCACGACAAGCAAAATGGGATGAAGGCAGATGAAAACAAGCCAAACTCTCCAACCTTAGCAGATTTAAAAGGTGCTCGAGACGCTCAAATGGCCCAAGTCATTGCGCTAAGATCACTTAAGAACGTTCGCGATGAATATCTTAAATTCAAAGAAGAATCTCAAAGCCTTGATGTGGCCGAGTTATTTGATGACAATACCCTAGAGGCCTTATTTGCTCTTGAGGAGCATACACAGGCCGTAACAAAGTATGCAGTTATCCATTCAACAGTAGCAGCACTTGCAAAAAAGCAAGCCGACAGTATTGCTCAAAACTCAACGGAAGATAATCCTTTTGTAAAAATCTTTAACCATATTAAAAATGGTGACGGTAAGAACCTCTACTCCTATATGCGCTCAGCTTGTGATGATGCAAGTGAGGACGTAAAACAGGAATGTTCAGTCTTTAATGACTTTACTGAAAACTTCAAACTTGGTGATGGCCACGAAGAGATGGCCAAGAATACCATTAATAATTATGGTCAGATTTTGAAGAAGATTTATGCTGGTGTGGCGACACAAGAAGATGCAACATCTTTCTTTAAAGAGCATTTAAATGCGCTTAAAACCGATCAATACAATGTTTCATTAGACAAGGCCGAAGACGGAAGTCCATCTCTATCCATCAGTAAGCCAAATAACACACTTTCACTGCTAAGTGAGAGCGATGAACTAAAGAACTATTATCAAAATACAATTGTAAAACTCTATGATTTAAATAAAGAGCATAATTCAGACAAGAATATATTTAGTTCTCCAGAAAGTAGTTTTGCTACTCAGTTTTTTACAAACTCAATTGAAGACCAATCATTCAATGACATTTCTTCTGCTTTAAATGAATTAAAAAAGTGTAAAGGTAAACTCGTAGATTGTGATGAGTCTATTGATACAGGAAAACTTGCAAGAGCTATTAACTCAGCAAACGAAAGTATAGGAAGTGGCAATAGTGTTTCAAACGTCACAATTTTTGCTAATGGTAGACGACAAGAAACGAAGAATAAGCTTCACGATATCCTAAAAAAGGGACTAGCAGAAACTGAAGCCTATAATAAGACAACAGGTACTAGAACTGACTTTAACGGTGAAGTTGCTAGTAAACTAAGTCAGCTTTGTCCGCAAAGCGTTTCTACGACAGATAGACTTATCTCTAATAATGAAATTTCAGATAAGGTATTTAAATGCCTTCAAGACGAACTTGACGACTCCTCTCTTGATGAGCTGATTAGTAAACAAGAAGAAGAATTAGCAAAGGCAGAAAAGGCCATTAGTGATTTATTTATAAGCCAACCAATGAAGGACCTGGAGATTATAAAATCAATTCTGACGAGAAGTTATAAGAATATATGTGAAGATCCACAGATTCATGAATTCCGTTGTCTACCACCTCTTCAAGGGGTTAATGAGAGTATTAAGACCTTGTCTATTATTGGTGACAATTTAGAAGAAGAGCTTATTGTTGAAGATTATTCTCGATATTATTATGGAGCTAAAGATACAAATGACTACCAAACTTCTAATCGTTACTTAGAAAAGTATTGTCCACAATCAGATAAAATCAATTGTAATGGAAATGAAGTTAGAAATGGTGATGTAACTGATCCTGATGAATTTCCGAAAGCTTGCCAATATTTACAAGTAAGAAGTTGTAACCAACAAAGCTTATCACTTTCAAAAGATAGCTTTAAACTTGATGATAATGAATATGTTGACTGGGATCCAATTTCAGAACGTTCTGTCGTTAGACGTCATCAACAGAGCTTTTGGCCTGGAGTTGCAATGTATGCAGCTGAACAATCTTATAAATTTATGGGACCAATGATTGCTACCCAACAATTAAGAGCACAACTACCGAGTGCTATATACACTGGAATGTATCAGGAACAACAAATAGCCTATCGAGAACAATACTATGACTGGTATATGGAAAAACTAGATCTAAGTGATGCCAATATGTTCGGATTTTGGGGTGGACCTTTTTACTCAAATAACTCCGTTGGACAGATCGATTTCGGCTATGGCTGGTAAAACACACAAATAATTGTCGACTGAAAAACTCGCACATTTAACTGACCTACTCACCTAACCAGTAATTCTAAGCACTTAACCCATCATTAGGTATTTCTTACCTTTCTTTTAATATCAATAAGTTATTATAAAGTTACCGGCGTAAAAGGGCGAAAAGTTAAGAGATAGGAAAGTGAAAATTAATGAAATTACGTGCACCTTTAATAACATTCCTTGCCGCAATCTTGCTACTAACCTCTTGTATGCAAGCGGCCAATAATCGACTCTCTGTCGATGGTGAAGATTCAGAACAAGAATCAACGAATAATATTATCGAAAATCCAACTGATGCCTCATGGTATGCAAAGAATCAATATATCCAAGGTCCAATTACCATTAACTCAACAGACACTGAGTCCATTTATCTGGTCGGTGGTGTTGTTAATAATTCAATTGTATCTTCAGAAAAAGTAAATTCAGCTTTTTGTCTTGTTGCTGATTTCGATGGTGCCGGGGAAGTTGTTTCAGGAAGTGTTGTAAAAAAACCTCAAGTTCGCCTAAAGGCAATTCCTATTAAATCTAGTAAATCACAAGAAGTAAGTATGCGAATCGAAATTGCAAATGCAATTGATAGTCAAGCCTTCTGTGGAGACGGAATTATTGGATATACAGGTTCAACTACTCACACTACATATCTAAATAATAAAATATCAGGTTCTTTAGCAGCTTATAGCTTAAATGATGTATGTCCTACATGTAACTCTAGCTTCCCTGCTCTTAACCTAAGATTTCATGAATCAGTGTACGGTACAGTAAATAGTGTACCTACTCTTGGCTCAATTGGTATTGATAACTTAAACCTAAATATTGATGTTAAAAACACAACCACTAATCCAGATACAAATAGCTGTACAAACTCTTCGTGCCAGCTACAAGGATATAACTGCTGTCTTAACGGCCAATGTGTTAACGACGGTGCAACAAGACCTAATATTGATGAAGACAGTCTTGAATACCAAACAGCATTAAATGAAATGCTAGAAAATCCAAATGCATTTAAGAGCTACCCTAACCTTTTCTATGTGTGTCCAATCAACACTGATCCAAGTGAAGATGATGAGACTGACACGGAAGATGAACTAGATAATGCAAATCAACAGCTACAAGCAGATATAAAAGACTATAAGTGTTTATTAGGAGAAACAGCTGAGTGTTCACCAGATCTCGACTCTGTAAGAGTAAAGATATGGGAAAAGTGTGGATGTCCACATGAGCCAACTTATGCTGGTGGAGAGCTGCAATTAGATGCCCGCTGTATTGATTACGGTTTAAAGGCCGGCAAGGATGCTAATGGTAATATCCTAAATATCACTTGTGATATTCCAGTAAACGAAAATGACGATGCTCCATTTCAAAACTTATCAGTTTTAGTATCGGCCAAAAGTGCACCTCACCGCTTCTTCTCTTTAGCGGGAGTGCCTTACGATAATTTATCAGAAGTTCCTGAAGGGACAAATCAGGAAGGAGATTATTTCTTCTATCTTGATGATGCAAATAAAGCAGGTCCAATTGAAACAACTTATTCAATGAATGCAGTCCTTGGCCCGATGACTCTTGATCTCCAACAAGCTCAACCAGCTAAGGTTGTTGAAGTTGATGTTGATCAAGTTTATATCATTTCGGCTACAAGTGGATATTCAACTCCATGCCCATACTGTCAACAAGATGCTTGGCAAAAAGTTTTAAGTTCTCATCCTGAGTCTTCTAAAGGATATGGATTAACATGGCGTGGTTACACGACAGATCGTACAGCTATTGGAAGTAATACAACATTTGGTAATTATGAAGACACTATTTTTGGAAGGGCCTGCTGGGTTCCACCAACGATGCTTGCAAGCTCACATATTAGCTACTCAAATGCTGGAGTTCAAAGAAGAAACCGTCTTACGACTCAAGCAGCAATGTATGTTAATGGTTACCAAAGAGATTGGTATGGCTTTAATCAAGGAGCTCTAATTGGTTCTTTTGATGGTGTTTCTTGGTTTGCAGTCGGTGCAGGAAGACGAGTAAGATCGACAACAAATAAGCTCTTCTTAGCAATCAACGCACCATTTGCTGACCTTACTCAAAACAGTAATTTTACAGTCTCAGTTGTAGAAGACCTTGGTGGTCAAACAGCAGCTGATCACGACTACGACTTTTCTCTAGATCCAGATAGCGCTGCTCAAAACTTTGGAGCGAGTTGCCAGTATATGCACTCTTGTAACACTGATAGTGATTGTGTTGCAAAGCTAGGATGGGAATATGCATGTGGACAAATCACAGACGTAAAAACAAATTGGCCTAAATTTGATATTGATGCCTTTGAAAAAAATGACTACAGTCGTGAGGCCATTTCACTTTCAGCAATACTTGCAGGAAATATTAGTGGCGGACAAAATAACCGCTGTGTTTACCGCGGAGCAGGTTCTCCTTGTAAGCTTAATCCAAATGAAAATGTGAAGAAGACAAGTCAGTCAAAGCTACTAACTTGTGCTCCTAACTTCTATTGTGCGGCCCTTGATTCAGCAAGTTTTTCAAAAGAACTTATTCGCTCCCCTAATGAGCCAACTTCGATTCTATTTGGACAAGCTGCAAGCATTCTTGGTAGACCGATATCTTATACAAATCGAGCTGACGAGTTACCACAAGAAGTACAAAATGCAATTGCACAAAACTTATCAATTTACGCTGCAACTGGAAGCTACGAACCTTCAGAAGTTGGGCTTTGTATCCCAGGAAGATCAGCTGATACAGGAAATACAGGTGTTGAAGCATTTGAGCTAAGACACGAAAAACAAGATAACGATAATAGAACAGACTATATTTCTCAAATCGCTGCCTGTGATGAAACAGCATACCAAACAGGCAAAGTTAGAAGCTGTCCAGTATTTGATGAAGATGGTAATTATCTTAATGATGAGACACCAATAAGAAACCCTCTAGCGGTTAGACAAAATATGTGTAGTGCATCCTCTATTGACCCTGTGACAACTGAGTCAACATTCAAATCAATAGAAGCTGGAAACTTAAGCTACGTATTAAATGTACAAAGTGAAACCCTTGCTGCTAACGCCTGTTTAAGACGAGCAGGAGCAATTTGTCATACTGACTTAGATTGTGGACCTAACCGTTTACATGCAGATGTCGCCAGAGGACTATCCCCTTCAAGCTTTGGAGGAACGATGGCCGAGCAGAAGTTCTGGGAAGAAGAGCTTGTTTGTGGACAAAGCCAAGAAGAGCCACTTCTTAATACGATTCTTGGAGCAAATTATTATAATTATGACATGTCTAAGAATCGATGCTGTCGTGAAGTAAGTAAGACTTTTACAATGTATACCGCAGTTGGCGCACGCTCAGACTTACCTGGTTACAACGTCGATAACGTGGCCTTAAACCCACTTAGAGATTCAATTTCAGATAATGATAAGACCGGACGCTACTCAAGATACTTGGCAGCTGAGTCATACTCGACAAATCCATCCATTCCATCTTTTGGCCTACCTTCAGCAAATGATACAAAAGTTATCAATGAAACAGGTCGTGCAAATTGTTGTGGTGGTGGATTTATAAGAAAGTTTGAAGATGGGACAAATAATTGGACAGTTGGTAATCGCCTAAATATTTCACCTTCTAAGTTAGCTTGTCTAAACTACTCAATGAGATCATGGGAAAAAGGATTTGATCCAACTAATCAAAATAATTGGCTAATGGAATACTCATATATGAGCTCACTTGGAGGCTATAGAACTTACCCAGACTCTCCAACGAACCTTTTTGACTGGCTACGTCCTGGAGACCCTGTAGGTGCCGTACAAGCAAATATTCAAAATGACTCAGAAACGCCACAAGCTCCAACAGAAATACCGGCAACTGGCCTATCTGGACGCATAAGCCTAAGCCCTGTCGATGCCGAAGGACAAATTAGTCTAGCAGCAAAAACAGTTTATGGTATGTATGAGCAATTAGGTGTTAGTGACACTTACAATGCTCCTTACCCTCCTGTTATTTTAAAGCCGTCAGGATTTAATAATCCTCAAGCTCCACTTGTTAGTGCTCCAAGTAGTGATAATGGATTTGCACCAGACAACCTTTATCTAGCAATTTATATTCCAGACTATGTGAATATAGCTTCTATTCGCAATGTCCTACTCCACTATACAGACGATACTGATGCTGCTGACTTTTCAGATATTAACTTTAGTAGCGATATGCTAAGAGGGCCACCTTCTGCAACAGCTCCAGCACCAGAAAACTATGGTGATGAAGTAACGTGTTCTTCTGTGAGTACTGCAGCAAACGACCTTCTCTTTACTGATAGTAATGATATCGACTCTGATGGAAATACTGGAGAGCCTAGTTACTGTATTATTCAGGACAACTTTAACTACTTATTCTTCTACGTAGGAAATCAGGCCACGCTAAATGGTTTCCAAAAAGGTTGGTTCTCTTTTGAATATGATTTGAAAGATGAGATCTTTGGTACGATTCCAGGAAATCAAGCCTATTACGAAGATATCTTTGAGAAATACGAACTTCTTGGCGTTCCTCAAGTTGCTTACGAAGCAATTCGTTGTAACGATGAAAAAGCTAATCCGGCAGATGGGACATCAAATGTTGGTCGCTTGATTGAAGGTGTATATAATGATGCTGGACCAGATCCATTTACAGCAGATGCTATTCCAGGAACTCCAGCTGGTGTTGAGTCTAAAGTCTATTACAAAACAGATGGCTCAACGATTTCACTACCACAGATTTTCTCTGCGGATGAATTCAAATGCTGTTCTAAATTAGGTTCAAATGTAACCGATCCTAGTAATATGTGCTGTTCAGGTTTTGGAGTATTAAATAGTGATAATACTTACGAGTGTCGCCTCCCTAGTGGAACAGACCTAAACTTATATCTAAACCTCTTTATTTCGTCAGAAGGTATTGTGACTGATAATGAGAATATGTCTCTTACTCCAGACGAAACACATTATAACCTTGAAACTGGTTATCCAGATCACTCAAGTGAGACTGTAAGATCAAAGATTCAACAAATTGGTGAAAGATTCTGTCAATTAGGTACTGTGAGCAATGGTTCTGCTTTTGATAACTTCTACCCTCAACCAGCAGCTGGGTACTTCACAGAAGACACTCAACTAACAAGCTATAATACAATTGTAGACTCGATGGATGATCTAACGGCCACGTCAGCAAACTACACAGAATTCATTTCTGGTAAGCGCTGGAATCGCCACTTCTACTGTGATTAAATTTCACACAGTGTTCAATATTTAGACGGCCTTCTTAGCAATTAAAACAAATTTTCAATACCTTAGGCTTTATCCTTTTTGGCATAGCAATTGCTTTATTAATAGTATCTTAACTTACACAAAACAAGAGGCTATTATGAAGAAGCAAAACATCTCAACTATGATTAAAATTGCTATCCTAACGGGACTAATTCCACTGTCATCGTATGCAAGCATTTGTACAATCGTTGAAAGAAAGTTCGAACGCAAGGACTTTGAAAAGATCAGCGACTTCGATGAAGAATATCGTCAAAGATACGAAAAATACAAAGAGCGTTGTGATCTTGGTAAGTACAAGGTTGCTGAAGAAGCTTATCAAAGAGAATTAAAGAAAGATAATCAAGAAAAGAAAGAGCATCAGGATTTCATTAAAGATCGTGAATCAATTGAAATCTCAAAAGAAGACCTTAGAGACTTCTATGACAACTCTCCTATTATTGCTTACCGTGCTTCACTTAAGTATAGAGCATACAATGGAGACAAGGATATTTACCTACAAAAGATGTCTGATGCAAATGCAATCTGTCAGAACATGCTAAGTGATAAGAACGCAAAGGCCAAAACTGCACTTGTAGAAATTGCTGAAAAAGACCATATGGGACAAGTTGAAACTCCTGTTGCAGTTCAAGAGCAATTAGAGTCAAGATTTGATAGTAATGCAGCAACGGCAGCTTTCACTATTGGCCAAAAGAAATGGTATAACAGTGGTGATAATATTGAAGCTGGAACGGTAACAAACGAATTTGAAACATCAAGAAAAGAAAGAATTGAATTCAATGCAGATCTAGAAATTAGACAAGCCTCAGGTCTCCCATCGACATTTGTTGGAGATATTAGAGCTCTTGAATTCTCTAAGATTGAATGTGTTAGTAATCCAGTTAATAAGCAAGATAAACTTGATGATATTGATACAAAAACAACATTACAAACGAAAGTTAACTCTGCTGAAATCGACAGTGATGAAGATGAGCAAAAAGTTATCGTAAAGTTTGATGAACAAGAAAGACAAAACTTTCTTAAACAAAAAGGAAGTCGTGACAGCGATGATTCAAATGACACAAGAATCAGCGATATAAGAAGAGGTCAGACTACTGAAAAATATGAAATACAATCCCAGATTGATTTCCTCCTAGACGGCAATAACCGTGGGATGAATCAATAACCCCCCCTTAAAAAGGCCTGCAAATGCAGGCTTTTTTTTTTGACCCCAACTCCATTGCCAAGTACAATTTAATTATGAAATTGGCCCATCTATTCAAATATAGCTTCGCCTGTATATTTGCGACTCTAAGTATTGCAATGACACAGCAGCAAAATACTCAATCATCTGTTCAAGTAATTGAAGAAGTAA contains:
- the ffh gene encoding signal recognition particle protein, which gives rise to MFDNLSDKFSEAFKNISGKGKISESNIEETLKLVKTALLEADVNFKVVKNFINNVKEEALGEKVIKGVNPEEQFVKIVHDELAKTMGDKNTELNYIEGGITPILVVGLNGQGKTTFSGKLSLFLSKKEKKNVLLVPADTFRPAAKDQLITLAKSMNMDWFDSDLSKHPKDIAADAMAFAKENGKDIVIIDTAGRLHVDEELMGQIKEVRQGLEGLNPEVLMVADAMTGQEAVNVAKSFHEAVGLTGVVLSKMDSDARGGAALSIKHVTGVPIKFISTGEKMKDLELFHPDRLAGRILDMGDVLTLVEKAEAAIDKDDAEGMMKRLEKGKFSVNDFMKQMDMMKNLGSMASIMKMIPGMGGMLKQVGDLTPAENEMKRMRVIINSMTKKERDNYKIMKDSHIKRIAKGSGNTEAQVRDFIAKFKQMEQMMGGLSKMMKGGAMPGMPGMPGMDGMPGMPGLGGKKKKPRKKGGKWGGGFF
- a CDS encoding HAD family hydrolase, whose amino-acid sequence is MFDCDGTLVSSKEAVISAVAEVMSIILQRDVSIEEARKKYGPDMVYTANQFGLDPVGSEIQRNKLMSTWKEVTSKQSNDYKLFAGMKKLILDLLNQEFQLYVWTARDRRSTLRILDDQDVLQHFLELRCLDDTTPKPHPQGLIEMLEDAPKDKIMLIGDSFSDTQGAKSFGVKSIGALWESGITKDGFGEHTADYWATHPSECLEIILNNINK
- a CDS encoding tRNA dihydrouridine synthase; amino-acid sequence: MANNRTFSPSLQAKIDTLMSRRPKVKLGDISFDSPLLLAPMSSICTAPYRLLMEELGAGGTVSELVSCHGINYKNEKTVKMLEIHPREKNIGLQLFGEDGTAMAEAAKVAQEREPKFIDINMGCPVRKVVSKGGGSALMKDTSKLGKYFNQMKSAIEVPLTIKIRTGWDDDSINAQEVIHIAKEEGVEFVAIHGRTRTQAYKGLANWDLLETIAQTSPLPIIGNGDLHSWQMTQKRLMATRCQALMLGRGPLRNPFIFLESFLKEDDDIQFTPSDYLEVIERFRDYLEEYTDRERTVLITLRKNIVWMAAGFPNVTHFRNAMFQTPDIEETMNVTREYFDAIKDGHKKIDHNQVFMAGGHG